The Phragmites australis chromosome 13, lpPhrAust1.1, whole genome shotgun sequence DNA window CCCATTATCAGTCATCCAGTGCATAGGCATCACAGAAAAAGACCTCATTCTTACCCACCACCTTCATCGTCAGAAAGACAAGGTTTTCAATTTTCTCCACTGTCCTATAGTGCAAATCTTATTGTTAGTACAGAAGAAAATAACAATAATAGACATGATCATGCCTGAATCTTAACAGATTGCAGTGGAACAGCTTGCTCTGCTCCGCTTACTTCTACTCCAATCGGTTCCCCCTGTGGTTGTGTATATGCTATGCAAATTCAGCTTAACCTTGGAGTAGCACCATATCAGTTATTTCCAAGAATTGATGAGTTAGAAATCGAGATTGCAGCTGGTACATTCCTGAAACAGAGTCAAGTTCGGATAATGGGTGCTGGGAGTAGTCTTCAAGATCCTGAAAAGACAACGGTAACCATTGATTTGGTGCCACTAGGTCAGAAGTTTGATAGGACTTCAGCCTTACTGATCAGCAACAGATTTTTGCAAAAGAAGGTGCCAATAAATTCATCCATTTTCGGTGACTATGATGTCACATATGTTCATTATCCAGGTGAATAATATAATAGTTGTTGATACATCAACTTCGCTAGCCTTCCCTAAAGGCCTTTATTGCTTCTTTTTATTTAATCATACACATATTGCAGGACTTCCTTCTTTGGTACCTATTCCAGGATCCTTGGGTCCAGTAAGCGGTAATGAGCACCCTTTTGGTGCAAATATACACAATAGAAGCCATCACAAGATCAACTCTAAAATGGTTGCCATAATTGCTCTGTCAGCAGTGGTTCTTGTTTTGATGTGCTTTGCCATTGGCATCGTTTGGAGATATAAAGGATTTGAAAATTCTCATGCTACTGGCCGCATTTCAAATTCGTCGATCACGAGAAAAGGAGGTAATTTTCTTGACAGTTGGTACAATATACTACTACACCTCTGGTGTATTGCATTATGGCCATTTGCATTTAGATCAACTAAGCTGCAAGTTACATGTTAGcccttgactttttttttttggagcaaGGGTGTTTTATACTCATGTACCAGGAATTAGAACCTGGTTCAGGCGATGGGCACTCCTGTGCTCCCGCCTCCCATCACCAGGAACTCACCCTGATCCTTGTTAGTCCTTGACTTCTGTATTAAAATTGCTTGTTGGTTTATTACTTTATTTCCATTTCATTTATATTGCTCTACCTGTTCCAATGGCAGGACCATCATTACTTCGGTTTATTATGTTCCGAATCATGTGGTGGCACCATAATCTCATTATTTAGTATATACTAAGCTAAAAGTTAGCAAGCAAACATCAATGACTTAACCACTAAGGTTTACCCTGTACTTACGATCCTGCTTTAATTTCCGAGAAACTATGCACCAGGAACTATAAAATCCTTATTCAGATTGTCTTCTCCCCCTGATGTTATTAATACATTTTTTTCCTGTTTCAGGTTTGAGGTCATCATGCTCCAATACGAGCAGCTCGGCAGCATCATTCGCTTCAACAATAGGAACATACCCATCCACCGTTAAGACATTTACAATATCTGAGCTTGAGAAGGCCACAGGAAACTTCAGCTTCAGCAAAATAATAGGTGAAGGAGGTTATGGACGTGTTTATCGTGGTATAATTGAAGATGGTATTGATGTTGCTGTCAAATTGCTCACAAGGAAACATCAGAACAGAGATCGTGAATTCATTGCAGAGGTTGAAATGCTAAGTCGTTTGCATCATCGCAATCTTGTCAAGCTGATTGGTATATGCATTGAACGGAGCACGAGATGCTTAGTATTTGAGCTTGTTCCAAATGGAAGCGTTGAATCTCATCTGCATGGTATGTGAAAGTATGGTGATTTGCATAACATCTTTTCATTACCTTTTTTGACGATATCATCTATTCAGTACTCACATAAACTGTTCTAAGAAACTTGGATTGGCAAGCCTAGAACATCATGCATGAACATGATTTGTTTTCGTTGGCATAAAGAATCACGTACTCCTATACTtccaattctttttttttttacttctacATAATTCTCTGATGTGACCGATTACTTCTGTTTTCTATGTTTCAGGCTCGGATAAAATATACGGCCCGCTTGATTTTGATACTAGAATGAAAATAGCCCTTGGTGCGGCAAGGGGACTAGCCTATCTGCATGAGGATGCCAATCCCCATGTCATTCACCGTGATTTTAAGGCTAGCAATGTTCTAATGGAAAACGATTTCACCCCCAAGGTTGCTGATTTTGGTTTGGCAAAGGAAGCATCAGATGGGATTGAACATATTTCTACTCAGGTCATGGGAACTTTCGGGTAAGACCTGTACTATTATTATTCCCCAAGTGCCATCATATAGTTCTTGAATGCAATTATCATAACTCTAGTATTCACAGTTAATTGATTTATCATCGTTAAAAAAACTTATGCAATTgtcatttttcttaattttggaTCATTTGCCTCCATGCTGTGCAGGTACGTTGCCCCAGAGTATGCAATGACGGGGCATCTCCTTGTCAAGAGTGACGTGTACAGTTACGGTGTGGTGCTCCTCGAGCTGCTGTCCGGCCGGAAGCCCGTGGACATGACACAGCCGCCGGGGTCAGAGAACCTCGTTACCTGGGCGCGCCCGCTCCTCACCAGTCGGGAAGGCCTGCAGCGGCTGGTCGACCCGTCGATGCCGGCGGGCTACAACTTCGAGAAGCTGGCCAAGGCGGCGGCCATCGCCTCCATGTGCGTAAACGTCGAGGCGTCCCACCGGCCGTTCATGGGCGAGGTCGTGCAGGCGCTGAAGCTGATCCACAGCTGTTGCGGCGGCGACGAGACCCGGAGCGGTtccttcggcggcggcgccacggGTCAGGAGGAGGGGGAGTCACCGTGGGACGACGGCAGCAGGAGCACGTGGAACGACGCCGCCGTCGCCACGCCGCCGCGCCTGGCATACGGCTCGGACCCCATCGGCGCCGACGAGCGGAGGCCGCGGTCGGCGTCGAGCGCGGTGCTGGACAAGATCGAGTCCCTGGCGATGCACGACTGGTCCGGCCCGCTGCGCGCCAAGGGGGGGCACAGCTTCTACAGGCTGAGGGGGAGCATGAGCGAGCACGGCCGTCCCTCGGACGACGGCAGCGTGGAAGGCTACTGGATGTAGCCGACGAGCCGGCGATGATCCACAGATTGCCGCTGCCGTGTCTCGCGTTTCTCGTCTCGATCTTGAACTGTATAGCTGCTGCTTGATGAGATTTTGGTGCCTGTTGCGAAGAACACATCGTTCCGATCATCTAATGTAGTCGATGCATtttgcgccccccccccccgggcgcCGATGGGGTCCGAGCCGGATGCCTGTTGCGAAGAACACATCGTTCCGAGCCGGCGATGATCCGCAGATTGCCGCTGCTGTGTCTCGCGTTTCTCGTCTCGATCTTGAATTGTATAGCTGCTGCTTGATGAGATTTTGGTGCCTGTTGCGAAGAACACATCGTTCTGATCATCTAATGTAGTCGATGCATTTTGGCCCGGAGCTGTTAAATTTCCAGAAATTGAACCTAGACGAGCAAAAAATCGAGCTTGTCAGAATCGCGATTATATTATCGTCACCCTGAACACAGACAATGCCATCATGATTAGCATACTGAGTCagggattttaattttattttataattttttcttcagcacgaaaagaccaaaattttaattatttttcatcATCTATTCTATGGATCCTACGTGCcagtaaaaaaattctaaattaaatatttcgttGCCTTCCAAATTCATAAAAGTTGGCCGAAATTTTAATCCTCCTGCAACCAGCGGGATGACACGATCACTCAGCACAAACTGGGCCCAAGCTGCCAGCGTAGTGGGACCCACCGCGCAGTCCAGCACAAACGAGGCGCGCCTTTCTCCCCTCTTCCCCACACCACTCGAACGGACTAGCACTCCGCTCTACAAGTCTAGAAGCGAAGAGGCGCTTCTTCCTTCTCTCGACCGGAAGCGAGTAAGCGACGGCGCACCGAAACGAAACGACAGAAGCCGCCGAATCCCCATGGCCTCAACCGGCGCTCCCGCACCCGCAAGCGCATGCCGCGTCGCGCCGCCTCTTGTAGCCGCCTCGGTCCTCCCCGCGCGCTCGTTGGCGGGCTGCAGAGCGGCATGGCGGTGCTGGGGCGCGAGGACGGGGAGGCGGAGGTGGGCGGGGCTGCGGGCGAGgtgcggcgtcggcggcggccagTCGTCCGCCGTGCAGCCCGGTTCCGAGAGCGCTGGGGAGGGGTTGGTGGAGGAGGAtgggccgcggcggccgccgttCGACCTCAACCTCGCCGTTGTGCTCGCCGGGTTTGCGTTCGAAGCCTACACCAGCCCGCCGGTGAGACCCTTGTTCCCTCATGACGTACTCCTTCCCGTCCTTGAACTGCGCTAGTCCTTCAGGCAAGCGGCGTGGATTATCTTATATGGCGCGATTGTTCGTCGTATTTGGCAGGCAGATGTGGGCTGGCGCGAGACCGATGCGGCTGACTGTCAGACAGTGTTCCTGTCCGAGTAAGTTGTGGGCTTACCCTTCCTTATAGAGCTTGAAGTATTTGTGGTCGCTGCGGTGCTAAGCAATAAGGAAAATTGGAATTCTGAATGCGTTGTTGCTGTCACTGTAAATCGTGTGAATGATGCCACAACTATTGCAGTGTGTTTCTCCGTGAAGTATATGATGGCCAACTAGTTGTGAAGCTGAAGAAAGGCATAAATCTTCCTGCACTGGATCCATGGGTACGGTGATGTGTAATTGTGTATGCTGCTGAATAGTCATAATTTGTTTTGTCGATGCTATTTGCTCATGTGCTTCATCCTTTATGAAACGTGATTCGTTTCTCCAATGGATTAGTACtacattttacattttttgcaACTATTACTCAAAGCCCTCGTGTTCCACTGTTTACCCTTCCCCTAGTTTCTTTGATCGCAGGGTACAAGTGATCCTTATGTGATTCTACAACTGAATGGCCAAACTGCAAAAAGCAAAATTAAATGGGCGTGAGTTACCTATACCTTTTCTGTGTATGCTGGGGCTGGGAGTGCTACTCTAGATCAGGATTTTCTCTCTGTATGCAAATTAAGATAATCTATGCAATACGTATCTATGCCTTTTTATTTCATTCTGGAATAATGGGGCAACTAGTGGGTTGTCTCCTTGATAAAActtgaatatttttatttcattctGTAATTGATCATCGTAGGACGAAGGAGCCAACATGGAATGAAGATTTCACATTTAACATTAAGAAATCTCGAGAAAATCTACTGCAGGTATCAGGAAGTTATAATTTCATGGTTCCCGTTCTGGCCCATTTTGGTTTGAGGGAAATTCCAATCTTTCTACTTTGTGTGTTTTGTTAACCGTTTCTCCTTAGCCCCATTAGTCTGCCAACTGTCTCGGCAAAGAAACTGCTGCAGACTAATGTACCATAGGCTTGTGATGATATTGGATATAAACCGTGATGGAAGTTGGGTACATCAACTCCAACAAAGCTTAAGATGAACCAGAAATATTTAGGCCAAAGATCTTAACAAACTGATATGCATGTTTATTACTCTCAGATTTCAGAAGGGCAGAGTACATGGTGAAGATTAATTTTATTTGATCAAAAGAAGTGGATAAGAAAACATGCATTTAATTATAGCAAGTGATAATAATCAGCCATCCGATTTTGTGCATCTTTAATTGTCCTTTTAATCATCTACTTTGTTATATCTTGGTGTTGCTATGGATGATTTTTGTGCCTTTTGGCATGTGACACCATGTTCCTCAATAGGTTGCAGCTTGGGACTCAAACCTTGTTACCCCTCACAAACGCATGGGAAATGCAGGATTGTACCTAGAATCACTTTGTGATGGTAATTCTCTGTATTTACAAAACATATCATTCTCTATCCTCTGGTACTTCCTTTGTTCTAACAAGGGTTTTAGAACCCATTCCCAATGAGGTCAATGGTGCTGGTTTGTTCTCAGTGGGACTGGTCTGTACAGAATCCTGGCCAAAATCTATGGTGAAACAGGATGGAATTGGTCAGGAATAATAGGAAGCTGATCAATTTAGCTTGTTCTTATggagaaaatagagaaaatgtacatttttttctattatttatgCTTATGATGTTATGTCAAAGGACAACAAAATATTGATTTATGATAAGCTTGATTCAGTCCAAACTTAAAATAACTTGCCAATtccaaagttaaaaaaaatctcaaagatGTAACTTACCACCCGTACTGGAATTTCTGATACTATCTAAAGTCACTTTTGTTTCCTTAATTATAGCGACAGCTCCACAATCACATTACTCAGGTGCATTAATCTTGCTGATCTAAAGCACTCTGCATCTTCTTGTTGAAAATCATTCATGCCTTACTAACCAAAACAATGTATCATGCTAATAGCTAAGACTATTTGCTCATATCCACATGCAGTAATAAGTTAAACCATGTCTTCATGCAACTATTTATCATCAATGCACAACAATATTTCCCTCCAAAAATCAACATATACCAAATGACAACTAAGGCTATTTTTAAACTGGCAAATCTATGATCGGTAATGAAAAGTTGGCAAAACTGAAAGCACATTATGTAGGTTGGTCACTTTCTTGTGTCTTCATTTTTCATCATGAGTGTTCATGTGAAAAATTGCTTATAGTGCAATCAGGCATTGTCTTCTCCTTGAATCTTTAATATGAACACATTCGTTTGTCTTGCTCTTGGTAAAATCTTATAGTGCCCTTGCTCTTTTAGGAAACAATCATGATGTTACTATTGACTTAGAAGGCCTTGGTGGTGGTGGAACTATTGAGTTAGAGGTAAGATCCTTGCCATTCTTCTTTTCTGGTCATTGAGCGCGAAGGTGCATGCTCTAACAAACTAATCCTTGCTCCCCCGAGGGGGAAAAGCAGCAAAAGCCTTACTTATATTTTTCCCCTTCTTTTCTTTCATCCTTTTGTTATAGGTTCTAATAAAACCAACACCAGTAGAACAATTTTTCACAATTAGGTAGCAGAAAGCTTTTTGGACACGAACTAGCAGAATGGCCTTTTAACTAGCCATTAATGCAATGTTAATTTTAGTCACACATAACATCATTTAATATTAAAGCCACACTGGTATACCATAGACTGTATTTACCATTCATTCCTGCTGTTCTCCTTGCACAAACAAGTATAAAGTTATATGGACAGCCTAGTTATCATGTTGCTCCAATAGCAATAGTTAAATTCTTCCACAATGGCGAAGAGTTGTAACATTGTTGTTCATTCTAATTGGCGAACTCAGGTCAAATACAAGAGCTATGATGACATTGAGCGTGAGAAACAATGGTGGAGAATACCTTTTGTGTCTGACTTTCTTGTGAAGAGCAGCCTGGGATCTGCTCTTAGAACTGTCGTTGGATCTGAAAGTATAAATGCAAGTCAATTTGTGCAGTCTGCATTTGGCCAGCTAAGTTCTTTCACTTACACCTACCTTCCAAAGCCATCATCTTTGGATGGGTCTGAGGTATCTAAAAGTGTTGAAGAATCCCCAGTTAACTCAGTTGAATCAAATGAGGCTCAACAGCAGAAGGTTGATTCTGGATATACCTCAGATTCTCACAGTGAGGCTCAGTCTCCTGCAACAGTTGTTAACAGTGAAGGAAATGCATCATCCGATGTGAGGGAATCAGATGAATACTTCTGGAGAGCTTTGAACAATGTACTCAACCAAAATGTTCTACAGAACTTTGGATTTTCACTTCCTGAGGTCAAACAATTGGATGGATTTGACCTATTAAGTTCACTTGGTCTGAAATCACGTGAAATTGCTGAAAAGAAATATTTAGAATCTGGACTGGCAACGGTAGATACTTCAACAAGTgatggcagtgaaactactcCTGAAGATGCAGTTGGTGTTGACAATGAAAATGGAACATTTACAACCAAAGAGGAGGTGCAGGATTCCTTTCCAGATATCAATAATGTATCTCGGGATGTATTGTCTCAAACAGAGAATATACTAGGAGCTCTGGTGATACTTTCTAAAAACTTCTCACCACAAAACAAGAAGTCAGTAACAACGAATGAAGCAAACTGGAAAGATGATATAATCAGAGAACAACAAGGGTCTGCAGCTTCAGATTCTATTGATAAGGATGATACTGTTGCATCAACCAAACTGTCCGTTGATGCACAGAAAGCTGAGGATATGCGGCGACTGTTTGCAAGTGCAGAGACTGCTATGGAGGCATGGGCTATGCTTGCCACTTCATTGGGGCGTAACAGTTTCATCAAATCAGACTTTGAAAAGATATGTTTTCTCGACAATGTTTCAACAGACACACAAGTGAGATATTGCTTTGATATCAATGAGATTGCTGTCTCCTTATCCTTGTGTTGGTAGCTTTTATTAACAATTCTTTTCAGGTTGCCATTTGGCGTGATTCTTCGCGAAGAAGGCTGGTTGTTGCCTTCCGGGGAACTGAACAAGTATGCATTTCCCCCCTCAAAAAAACAAGTATGCATTAACATGAAAGCCTTTCTTGTAGAAATTTACTTCATAATTTGCAATGTATTCCACCTAACTTACTTTGCTTTACATGCTTTCTAAATGTCAACCTAGTCAAGGTGGAAGGATTTGCGAACTGACTTAATGCTTGTACCTGCCGGGTAAGCTTTAAGAAGCACTAGCATTGCAGTGTTTTGCCATTTTTCCCCATCATTGTTTGTTCCTTTGGCACAACATGTTTTCAACCTGATTGCAGACTAAACCCTGAGAGGCTGGGTGGTGACTTCAAACAAGAAGTTCAAGTTAGTCATCTACTGTCTTCCTTCTCTTTATGTATTTGTTCTCACGCAATGCTAACTGAGATGCTGTCATACCATGTATTAGGTTCACAGTGGATTCTTAGGTGCATATGACTCTGTTAGGAATAGGATCATGGCTCTCATCAAATATGCTGTAGGATGCCAGTAAGTATCTTGTAATGAAATAGGTGACTTTCTACTGCAAGTTAGTTCAGCATGAAGCAGGAAAATTCATTTTCAACCTTCCGCAGCATGTTCTCATTGTTATCCACATGGAATTTTCGTTATCTCAGAAAAATTGCTGAAAAAGcaatatttggactcaaaactTGAATGCTTCTgtgttcaatatatatatagctttatcaagtaattaTCTCAAGTTTTAGTCTCAAAGTATCTCATTTTTCCACTGCAGGGACGAAGAAGACGCAGAAAAAATACCTAGGTGGCATGTTTGTGTAACTGGACACAGTTTAGGTGGAGCACTAGCAACCCTTCTTGCTCTTGAACTTTCATCAAGTCAAATGGCCAAGTAAGTTAAAATTTTGACTTGATCTATACCTGCGACCTTCTCATTTTGTAGACACCATATGACATCATTTGATTCAGGGTATGTGGAAAAAGGTATCAGTCAAACATTTAACAAGTGATAAACCGAAACAAGATCAGATGAACTTGGACGATTCCTTTTTAACTGTTCTGCCCCTGCACTACATAGTGTTTGCCGCAGTAATGAAGAAAGAAAACGTGCAAGGATACTCTTCATTACTGGTGTGCTGGCGCTtcatatattttgaaaaatataattagtgCTTAGCTTCTGATTTCTATATGATTATGTTACAAAACTGTCAACATACCCCTGCAGCTGCCAACTCTTAACAATTTCTATAATGGCTTCCTATTTTCCTGCACCTTGTTCTATATTTATgtgttcatatttttcttttcacctTGTATAGGAATGGTCTCATATTTGTGACAATGTACAACTTTGGCTCTCCTAGAGTCGGAAATAGAAAGTTCGCTGAAGTCTACAATGCGGTAACTATAAGACCATTTACTAACTTTGAAGGGGCTAAATTTTCTACTTGGATGGATTGATTTAGAACTAGAATACTTGAGAAAATGCAATTGAGAATTATATTCTTCTTCTACATATAATAAAATGATTATTTGTTTTCACAATATTTGTTGGTATGGAATAAGGACCGTTCAGTACACATCATAGACATTTTATTGTGGAGTTCTGGAAATGAATGTGAATATTGAGCAACTTGAATCTTCTTGTGTCTTGGCACAATTTGTTGATTCAATCTGCCTCCAATCCTTGATATATTGGATAAGAAAATCTTGGGGAAGTTCATgttgaatatgaatatttagTACCTATCAGGTTTTTTATTGAAATATCAATTGAAAGGGCTGCTGCATAGAAATATTATTAAAGAAGGCATACAAAATGCTGTAATCCTTTGTATGGAAGGAGAGAGAAGGTAagatatgaaaaagaaaaaaaaaagggaaagagaTGGAAGGAGGAATAGTCGAACCCATCGTTTGGATTTggaaaacaaaatattaaaatgtTCTAATACGTCTGCAGTATAGTTGTCTTAGACTCCTAGCTAAGCTATGGCTATTGACTACACCCCGTGCTCACACAAATAGTGTCTTATGGGAACATGAGAGAAGATACCCCTACTATATGCTGACTTAATATAGACAAGCTATGTACCAACTCTTCATGGAGGAAATTAATGAAAGTCTTTTTGGGTACAAGGTATTCAGAGAAATAAAATTGTAGAAAAAAGAGCTGAGCTGAGAACCTGCGAAAGGATAGTTCCAATTAGCAAACTCGCCAAACCAAATTGCTGAATTGCATTTAGTTGTGTGGCacagtaatatcttttgtttatCTTATTGGTATTTCCATAGATCAAG harbors:
- the LOC133888069 gene encoding uncharacterized protein LOC133888069; the protein is MASTGAPAPASACRVAPPLVAASVLPARSLAGCRAAWRCWGARTGRRRWAGLRARCGVGGGQSSAVQPGSESAGEGLVEEDGPRRPPFDLNLAVVLAGFAFEAYTSPPADVGWRETDAADCQTVFLSDVFLREVYDGQLVVKLKKGINLPALDPWGTSDPYVILQLNGQTAKSKIKWATKEPTWNEDFTFNIKKSRENLLQVAAWDSNLVTPHKRMGNAGLYLESLCDGNNHDVTIDLEGLGGGGTIELEVKYKSYDDIEREKQWWRIPFVSDFLVKSSLGSALRTVVGSESINASQFVQSAFGQLSSFTYTYLPKPSSLDGSEVSKSVEESPVNSVESNEAQQQKVDSGYTSDSHSEAQSPATVVNSEGNASSDVRESDEYFWRALNNVLNQNVLQNFGFSLPEVKQLDGFDLLSSLGLKSREIAEKKYLESGLATVDTSTSDGSETTPEDAVGVDNENGTFTTKEEVQDSFPDINNVSRDVLSQTENILGALVILSKNFSPQNKKSVTTNEANWKDDIIREQQGSAASDSIDKDDTVASTKLSVDAQKAEDMRRLFASAETAMEAWAMLATSLGRNSFIKSDFEKICFLDNVSTDTQVAIWRDSSRRRLVVAFRGTEQSRWKDLRTDLMLVPAGLNPERLGGDFKQEVQVHSGFLGAYDSVRNRIMALIKYAVGCQDEEDAEKIPRWHVCVTGHSLGGALATLLALELSSSQMAKNGLIFVTMYNFGSPRVGNRKFAEVYNAKVKDSWRIVNHRDIVPTVPRLMGYCHVEAPVYLKFGDVKDALVNNEILDDEDQGDAIGEYTPDVLVTEFMKGEKQLVGKLLQTEINLLRSIRDGSALMQHMEDFYYVTLLENVRSRYEVVDSANDEYRQLTA
- the LOC133889292 gene encoding receptor-like serine/threonine-protein kinase ALE2; the protein is MPPRGAALLLLVVCVQLGISSSTSIAAYLFGFWSRTHQHRFSALAPAPSPQPQRPIISHPVHRHHRKRPHSYPPPSSSERQDCSGTACSAPLTSTPIGSPCGCVYAMQIQLNLGVAPYQLFPRIDELEIEIAAGTFLKQSQVRIMGAGSSLQDPEKTTVTIDLVPLGQKFDRTSALLISNRFLQKKVPINSSIFGDYDVTYVHYPGLPSLVPIPGSLGPVSGNEHPFGANIHNRSHHKINSKMVAIIALSAVVLVLMCFAIGIVWRYKGFENSHATGRISNSSITRKGGLRSSCSNTSSSAASFASTIGTYPSTVKTFTISELEKATGNFSFSKIIGEGGYGRVYRGIIEDGIDVAVKLLTRKHQNRDREFIAEVEMLSRLHHRNLVKLIGICIERSTRCLVFELVPNGSVESHLHGSDKIYGPLDFDTRMKIALGAARGLAYLHEDANPHVIHRDFKASNVLMENDFTPKVADFGLAKEASDGIEHISTQVMGTFGYVAPEYAMTGHLLVKSDVYSYGVVLLELLSGRKPVDMTQPPGSENLVTWARPLLTSREGLQRLVDPSMPAGYNFEKLAKAAAIASMCVNVEASHRPFMGEVVQALKLIHSCCGGDETRSGSFGGGATGQEEGESPWDDGSRSTWNDAAVATPPRLAYGSDPIGADERRPRSASSAVLDKIESLAMHDWSGPLRAKGGHSFYRLRGSMSEHGRPSDDGSVEGYWM